The following DNA comes from Cryptococcus deuterogattii R265 chromosome 2, complete sequence.
TGAGTGGAAAACGATATATTACGTAACCTGACACCCTTGGATGACGTCGTCGTATGACCGAAAGGGAACAAGGCTCATTTGGTGCGCTTTTCGCAATCCGTACGAGATCCTCAttcgtctttctttctATTCCAGAATTCCTCTTAAGGCCATATTTACCGCCCATATCCTTTTGATAGACAACAATTCCATCACATCTCAACAAGTGCCACTATATATCCCACAACCTAACCTTCAATAATAGTTATTATGGTCGACACTGTAAGTCTCAAACCCTTTGACAGACAATTCAACATCATACCGCCGCCCAGCGGGTTGGAGCCAGTAGATTATTCGACACAAGCTGACTTCCAAGCTATTTTGCCTCCTCTACTCCCTTGCACGTACTTCTATACTACACCATTCTCATTTGACTGGCATCCGGTAATCGAAGTCTCCTCACATCCGCCGAGGGCACCCCGCCTTCATGGCTGCCATGCTCCTTTTCGCAATCATTGAAGGATGTATCACCGCCTATCTGGGTGAGTTTTGACATCATCTAAAGGTAAATTGCCACTTTGCTGATTGGTACCCACTCCTTAGTTGCACAATTTAACGAGTACGCTTTCACGTTCTACAAAGGCTCGCAGTTTGAAGTTGACTAATCCATTGCTTTGATATAGTGACAACTCTTATCCCTCTCACTCGTACAGAGACCGACTTAGGTTCCTCGTGTTTACCTCCTGGTGGACTGTTGTTTTTGCTGCCGCTTATATGGTAAGCTGACTACGTACTGCGTATGTGCTGTTGACTGATGGGACGCAGGCCGCTTTCCTCGTTGCGGCCGGTAGTTTCATTTCCTCTATCGCTAGCCACCTTGTAATCTGGACTATCACGTGAGTTGATATAGGTTATTGACCTGTTACTTGGCTGATTCGGGATATTCCCAGTTGGATCTTCTGGCTtgccgctgctgcctcTTACACCTCGGCGCTTGGTGGCGGGATGCGTTGTAGCGTATCCGACGTCGCCCATTGTTCAACCCTTGTAGCGGCGGAAGCGTTTGCTTGGATCGAGTGGATCCTCATGACCATCTTCtttatcttccttctcactATTGCTGGAGCAGCTCTTCGACGAGGAGACAGATTGAGTGCCGAGCTTGCGGTCTAAGAAAACTCAGTACCTCTTCAATCCAGTTAGATGATGAACAAAGAAGTGGATGACTGTATAAGAGATTGACAGGTGGAGAAAGCTGGCGGACAGATAACTATTCATATATACAAATATATTAGTATAATGGCTTGAATAATATGCGTATGTAACCGCGAAATAATCAGATACGACATCAATCTCTTGTCTCATTAGCCCCAGTTACCATTTTCTAAACGGTTTGCTTTGTGGAAGAGAACTGCAAATGCATGTGATGCTATTTGCGTTATCATGGTGTAAGTCAGAGAACATGTGGCGTGGTATGGTTGACGATACCTGTTTCGCAACACTGGTTGTCAGTCCAAAACCGGACGAGTTACAGATCGGCTCGCGAATGATGACATGCCGGGCAGGCCCGCGGATGCTAAAATAAAATTCCCGAGCCtcgacctccactttctcaTTCAGCCCTTTTACCCTGACGACGTACGTCTGTCTGTCGTACTTCTTCGATGCTCACCAAATAATCATTGCGAGAAATGCAAGCTTgttttttctcttctcgatACCATTACTGATTTCTGCAGCAGTGTCCAGTCTTGCTTCCGCAactccttgcccttcattcttttctccattgGGCTTTACTCTGTCCATAATCCCAGTCGAGAGTAATCTTCCACATCTTTTCCCCCTGGCCCTCCTGCTACAAACCTCTCTTAGGTCTTAATTATCTACGAGGATGGGAGCCTTTGACAAGCTTAGAGGAGACCAGGTATCCAGTGGCTGTACGTTTAACACCACACAGCAGTTTGAATGACCTGAAACTAACTGTCGAGCAGTCTGGGGAGAGCATACGAGTACCATTGACTGGTGGGTCCTCACGTCTATAGTTCAAACTTTGGGCTCAAAATAGCTCCTAGGTGCGAAACCAACTACTCCCACAGTCCATACATTGCTGAATTCGTCAACACTCTTTCCAATCTCCCCTCATTCCTCATTGGCCTCTATGGATGCTACTCTGTCCTCAAGAACGGTTTGCGCAGAAGATATGCTCTGTGCTACCTAGGCCTTAGCTTGATTGGCTTGGGAAGCTTTGGTTTCCATGCCAGCCTGAGATGGGAATGGCAGTTGATGGACGAACTACCCATGATCTATGTGGTGTCTTATGCAGCTTACCTTGTGCTCGACACTTTACCAGGCTTTGAACCTCGTTTTGGTACCATTGGGCCCTTGATCTTATTGGCTTGGGACGCCTTTGTGACTATCTCATAGTAAGTGAGGTGGCGGCCGAATGACTGCAAGGAGCGTGTATCTAACACAAtttatcatcagcatctgTCTTCCTAATCCCGTTTATCACCAAGTTGCTTTTGCTGCTATCCTCATTACAGCTACTCTTCGCACCGTAGCCCTTGTGTTCGATCTTCCTCCAGGACATCCAGCTCGCGGTATTGTCGGTGAGATGATGGCTTGGGGGATTGTCACATTTGCCACTGGGTTCGGCATTTGGAACATCGACAATATCTTCTGCACAGAGTTAAGAGCTATCAGATCGATGATGGGGCCGTTTGGCGTACTCGTGGAAGGTGAGTCATTCAGAAATGGCACTGCTTAGAATGGGGCATTGACTTGTATCCAGGCCATGCCTATTGGCATTATATGACAGGGTATGGTGCATATTTGATTTTCACCGCTTCCATCCGTAAGTGTTTTTGGCCATTAACATGATGGTGAAGCTCATTACGCCTGTTACAGTCCTCCATTGCCTCATTAAAGATGACATAAAAGGTTACCAAATCAATGGAAGATGGCTTCCTACTGTGATTCGTCGTCCTCAGGCGGGTAATAAACCCGAGTCGAGGGACTGGAAGGGAACCGTCACACCACCTGAAAAGCTTGATTGAGCTAGACCTTCTTGTGGTGAGAGGAGTACCGATGATTTTATTGGATTTATGCAGACAAGCATCTGTATTAGGAAAATACAGCAGGTTTTCAGCGTTCATACATCAGTGATGCATGGTATATACTGCAGGCTTGGGCTCCTATTAAGTAGATGATAATTATCACAGGCACCTACATAATATCCATGCAGAGCGCAACAACATGCCGTAGCGGACTACTTGTTGTTAATAATTCGTTGAGTTGCAGAAGCGAGTAATGGGGTGTCCTGATCTGTGTCGATTGTCCGTCAACTTGTCTTGTTTTGTCCGTCGCTCAAACAAGAAGCACCGTATCGGGAACTCGACTTTTCTTATTAGGAAAATTCTCGATTCAGTACTTTTTTGTTCATTTAGCTTGACCAGGTACCACCTGGGACGACACATATAATTAAGGGGAATTAGCCTGCCGAACGGATCAGCAGCTCATGCCGGCACTACAACCacagcctcttccttcagggggggctgttgttgcttcCTCCAAACCCGCTACAACTGTAAGCTTACATATCTCATGCACTGGAGATATACTGATCTTTACCTCTCCTACAGCCCTTACAGAAGATAGAACGACAATATCGCGTATGTGTCTGTCTTTACAGTAGCGGTACTCCTACTTGTGAATTTACTGACAGCATATCTGTAGAAATTTTTGGCCAAACGGTATATGACCTTTATGAGCAGAGTCGCTTTGTGGATAGCTGTACTTCTTTCGTTGTCTTCAATTGTTGTTTCAGGTATGTATAGCTTTCATCCCACAGCTGTTGACTAACCCTTGATCAGGCGACATATCGAAAGTGCCTTTTGCTATCCTCTCCAGCTTCCCAGTGTCCTTATCTcttgcttttcttttgaGAGTTAGAAAGACCTTTGTAACACGTAAGTCTACAAGCCTTAGATGAAACATGGTGGCTGTCCAGTGTTGCTGACGATTTTGCCCTAGAACCTTATCGGCCGTCACCACGCCCTTCGCTTATAGGTCTTGtcatctcctcattctGGAATCGGCGTGTGATCACTCTACTACTTAGTTACACAGTCTTCAGCATTACCATAGCAAATGTTTGGTGTACGCTTTTGGCTAGGGAAGATATGGCACTGTTCAAGTCAACGCCGTAAGTCTGTCGCACGTCATCGGATTCCATCAGACGCTGATGTCAGACATAGCCGACATCCCTGGCAGTTGAATGAGAGCCGCTTTGTCCTTACTGCCTCAAACGCCTGTCTCTTCTTGGTTGTTGCGGCCCGTGATGTTTTGAATGATAATCTTGAAGCTGACTGGCCTCGAGAAAGGGTAATGGCCAATTTGGGTTCTACGACCATTTCGCTAATAACTGAAATCTGTACAGAGACCATTTGCTCAAGCTGTCAAAATCGCCCTTCTGGACAACATTTGGGGATCAAGTAGAATTGGATTCACTTTCTTGTGGTCTATTTCAGCACCTTTTGCGTATTTCTGGCTGGGTCTCAGAAGTTTCGTTTGGCAATGGGTCAACTGGAGATTGTGGGGAGTGGCTGTACGGTAAGTAAAGCCTCATACTTTTGTTGGATGACGTCTTGACAGGCAGAACAACAGGCCTTTCGTGGGAAGCTTTGCTCGCTCTACGTCCAAGACACTTGGCCCATGGGCGTTGCTCGGACCAATGCTCTCCCTCAACATGctcactctcctcatcctgcaGTTCCCCGTCAAGGGTTTGACAGCCTATATCACTCAGGTGAGCTGTTCTTACTATATAAAATCATCCTCAAGTAACTAACCAACATATTGCAGCCCATCCACTTCGACGAATTCTATCGAAAGAGTCCATTGAGCCTTGAAACATACCTCATTACTGCTCTGAAATCTCAAGATCCTTACTACTTGGTGAGGATCTGGCAACCTTCCCAGTAGCTATCACTGACCTATGGCTTCCAGCAATTCACTTTGATGGAACT
Coding sequences within:
- a CDS encoding dihydroceramidase → MGAFDKLRGDQVSSGFWGEHTSTIDWCETNYSHSPYIAEFVNTLSNLPSFLIGLYGCYSVLKNGLRRRYALCYLGLSLIGLGSFGFHASLRWEWQLMDELPMIYVVSYAAYLVLDTLPGFEPRFGTIGPLILLAWDAFVTISYICLPNPVYHQVAFAAILITATLRTVALVFDLPPGHPARGIVGEMMAWGIVTFATGFGIWNIDNIFCTELRAIRSMMGPFGVLVEGHAYWHYMTGYGAYLIFTASILLHCLIKDDIKGYQINGRWLPTVIRRPQAGNKPESRDWKGTVTPPEKLD